The following coding sequences are from one Capsicum annuum cultivar UCD-10X-F1 chromosome 3, UCD10Xv1.1, whole genome shotgun sequence window:
- the LOC107865341 gene encoding uncharacterized protein LOC107865341, with the protein MSKNAKYLRDVVAKKLKLQDMGEITLTKEYSAVMTQKIPQKLKDQGKFAILIQIRRKEVHALSDLGESINLIPLSLFEKLGLGKPRSTTVVLKQEDGSMAYPNGIIEDILIKIVKFVIPANFIVLDFVVDKQVPIILGRLFLVIGGALMDIRE; encoded by the coding sequence ATGTCCAAGaatgctaagtacttgagggatgtggtggcaaaaaagttgaaattgcAAGATATGGGTGAAATAACACTCACTAAAGAGTATAGTGCAGTAATGACACAGAAAATTCCTCAGAAATTGAAAGATCAGGGGAAGTTTGCTATCCTTATTCAAATTAGAAGAAAAGAGGTCCATGCattgagtgatttaggggaaagtataAATTTAATACCCCTATCTCTATTTGAAAAATTGGGCTTGGGAAAACCTAGATCGACCACCGTAGTTTTGAAACAAGAAGACGGTTCCATGGCATATCCGAATGGAATAATTGAGGATATCCTCATTAAGATtgttaaatttgttattcctgctaactttattgttcttgattttgtggtAGACAAACAGGTACCAATTATTTTGGGGCGCCTATTCTTAGTGATTGGAGGGGCTTTGATGGATATTAGAGAATGA